The following DNA comes from Brassica oleracea var. oleracea cultivar TO1000 chromosome C5, BOL, whole genome shotgun sequence.
GTGTGTATACAAGATGTTGCTGATGTTGGATCCATAACTTTTTCTCTGTTAGTTTTGAAAGGAATGTTTCAGATCTTGTTCTCTTGCTTTTTTTTTTTTTTTTTTTGGATTAAGCTTTTGAACTCAGTGTCCTCGCTGAGACATTGCTCAAGAAAACAAGATTCTTGGGAGACAGGCAACTACTCTGAATCGTATTGTCATCCAACAACAACAAAGTAAAAGAGAAGCAGCCCTGATCCGATTCTAAAACATTACAACAGTTTAACCAAAAGATTGATCTAACATCTTCCTATGGTTGCAAGCATTGCTTTCTTCGAACCTAGCTTCTTCATGTTCTCTGGCAACCAAGGCTTGAAAGCACCAGGAAGAGAAATATTCTCCAAGTAAAAGAAAAAACCACGCAGCAACTCCAACCGCGCCTTATCATCACCATCCGCAAGCTTGTATTCTCTATCGAAATCACAGACCTTCTCCAGATAAGACAGTCCCAGCTCAGAAGTCTCATAGCTACTCTCTCTTCCCTTTCTCAGCTCTCTACATCTACTCACTGGTTTCTTCATCGATGCCTGACTAGACAACAACAACAGCTCTCCTGCATCGTATGGTTTCTCAAGAACATCTATTAGCTCCCTTCTAAACGCACTACTACTACCACTTTCATCATCAGTACTATCATCTTTCTCAAGATCAATCACTTCCTTGTTCTTGGATACCACGAAAGGTGTGCTCTCTCCATCTGTGAATGGAGTATCACTAACCTCAATTATATCATCATCATCATCATCAGAACACCAAGAATCAATCTCAACCTTTACTTTTGCTGATAGATCCTTTTCAGGGACAACAGTTGTGGGATGTTCAAAAGAGTCTACAAGCCATGTGAGGTAACTCATGTAGTCCTTATCCACAACTTCTTCCACACTCTTCTTCCTTGTCCCTACACAAACTCTTTTGTTTCTTTGTGTCATTGAAGGCTCTGTAACTCTATGTACTCGCTTCACAGGAAGAGCCTTCACTTCTTTGGTTCTAACCAATGGAACATCACGTAAAGTGTCATCAACCTTTGACTCCAAAAATCTCCTAGCTTTGTTGCCTCGTTGGATGACTTCTTGAGCTCTAACCAAGGGAACATCCCATAAAGTCTCTGACATTTTTCTAGCTTTGTTGTCTCTTTGTATGGCTTCTTGGGCTCTAACCAATGGAACATCCCATGAAGTTGACTCTGCCAGCTTCCTAGCTTCGTTGTCACGTTTGATGACTTCTAGGGTTCTAAGCAATGGAACATCCCATAAAGTCTCATCATCCTCTGTTGACTCTTCTGACATGTTACTAGCTAAAGGAACATCCCTTGCAGCCTCTAACTCAGCTATCTTTCTCTTTGATCTGTTTGCATCATTAGTAACCATGTTGAATCTGAGTCTACGAGTTTCAGATTCTTTACTGTCGTCTTCAGAGGGAGGGACT
Coding sequences within:
- the LOC106292398 gene encoding uncharacterized protein LOC106292398 is translated as MKDVVIDDDVGNADSIMDSDDGRRTFMVNAVTNHHTPAMFQETDVPVLSLDDDDDDLKIDEDYKLHLDHLSDDNSLVPPSEDDSKESETRRLRFNMVTNDANRSKRKIAELEAARDVPLASNMSEESTEDDETLWDVPLLRTLEVIKRDNEARKLAESTSWDVPLVRAQEAIQRDNKARKMSETLWDVPLVRAQEVIQRGNKARRFLESKVDDTLRDVPLVRTKEVKALPVKRVHRVTEPSMTQRNKRVCVGTRKKSVEEVVDKDYMSYLTWLVDSFEHPTTVVPEKDLSAKVKVEIDSWCSDDDDDDIIEVSDTPFTDGESTPFVVSKNKEVIDLEKDDSTDDESGSSSAFRRELIDVLEKPYDAGELLLLSSQASMKKPVSRCRELRKGRESSYETSELGLSYLEKVCDFDREYKLADGDDKARLELLRGFFFYLENISLPGAFKPWLPENMKKLGSKKAMLATIGRC